A stretch of DNA from Triticum dicoccoides isolate Atlit2015 ecotype Zavitan chromosome 2A, WEW_v2.0, whole genome shotgun sequence:
tcttctcctcctcaagtttttttattttttccttcaagaaattgttttcttcttcaactaaatttaacctctcgacaatagggtcggttggaatttccggttcaacaacctcctagataaataaaatctatgtcacgttcgtcggcataattttcataaacaataaatgaaccaatagttatgaaaagataatatataccacatccgaatcatagacaggacgagggccgacgggggcggataccaaaaccatcgcactatataagatgcaataataaaagtaagaaaataatacaagtatctatctaaacatagaagtaagaatatttttcctttcagaaagaagataagaacaagaggctcaccacggtggtgccggcaatgagatcggcgcgggtgatcgacggcggtgaagactgggatggggcgtgacggaccgctaaacctagataaatattgaggaaaatggagcttggcggtcgagcttggagaggagaaaccttaagtagtgtggctcggacattccatcgaacaccttgtgtgcataggaggtgagctagagcaccaccaagccctctccccctcggccagaaaaaaaaaagcagtgtgctctgctcttgcgcgagggggtatatataggcaccaccattggccccggttggtggcatgaaccgggactgaagggatgcctttggtcccggttcaagccaccaaccgggaccaatagtggtgggccaggagccaggcccattggtcccggttcgtcccaccaaccgggaccaaaaggtccggacgaaccaggaccaatggcccacgtggcccggccggccccctgggctcacgaaccgggacaaatacctccattggtcccagttcgtggcagaaccgggactaatgggctgaacctGCCCGGGCCattcccccttttctactagtgatggtgtATGCATAGCACAGTACTAATGTCCATGTGATGTATTTTCAATCTAGTTTATATTCTGTTAGTAACAGCAGAAACCCGTGCTAAGACTTTTAACACATAAGAAATGTGGCGTCTTACTTGCAGAACCTGCTAAGACTTTTAACTAGTATAAACATTTAAAAAGAATTGGCTAGCCACAAACAGCACAAGCACTGCCCCCATCCCCAGGTTTCATTCGCATCGCTGATCAATAAATCAAAGGAGCATTCAGCAATACCCAGTTTATCTGTTATGGACCATTACATGCCCAACAGGACGGGTTAACAACAATCAGCAATTTCAGATCAGTATCTCTACCAGATTGGGGCAATACCGCCTCCATACAATAGACGAAAACAAACACATAGACCATTTAATCTACATATACATGGAATGGACATTGGTGAAGAATTTTCCAGGACAATTCTACATCTAGAATACAGTAACGTGGTAAGCCTTTTGTATAAACAAATTTATATAGACAGAAAAGGCACAAGCACTCATTCCCCATCGCCAGGTTCCATTCCATACTGAAACGAGCATCTAGAAGTTCCCAGTTTAGCTGGCAGAGCATTCCATCCCCAACACAAGCGGTTAAAACGTCCAGCGATTCCAGACCAATATCTACCAGAGTTTAGGCAGTATCAGCACTACATAGCAGACAAAAACAGACCCCATAGACAAGTCAATCTCTACATGGAATGGACATCGATACAGAATTTCCCAGGGCAATTCAGTATATGCAGTATGTCATTGCAACAAACTAAATATTTATACGGAAAGTGTCAACCAGATCAGTATATGCAGTATATGCGGTATGTCATTGCAATTCAGTATATGCGGTATGTCATTGCAACCAACTAAATAATTCCATATCAGTATCAACCCGAGTTTGCACAATATCATATCAGCACCACATAGCAGACAAAAACACAACCCATAGCATAGACCAGTCAATCTCTAGACAGAATGGACACTGGTGCAGAATTTTACAGGGCAATTCAGTGTGTGCACGACATGTCATTGCAACAAACTAAACAAAAAAATGGCAGGCGGAGAAGGGATTAGCAGACAAACCAATTTCAGCACCGAGCCCGTTGAGCCTGGAGACGAGGACGTCGGAGGCGAAGAGGCGGCGCATGGTCTTCCTCCCGTACACGGCGAGCTGCCTGCTGTGGAGGTCCTCGTCGATCTCCTGCGGCGCGGCCCTGTTCTGGCCCCCGCTGCCGCCCGCGCCCTCCGTTTCCACCAGCCTGGGCCTCTTGGCGTCCCCTCCACGGCCGTTTTTGTCCCCCGCCGCGGCATCGGACGGCCTCTTGGACCGGAGCATGGCGAGCAGGCCCCTGCGGAGCAGCCGCCGTAAGCACCCCATGGTCGAAACGCGCGCCCAATCCAAAACAGCAGGGAGGTGGGCGCTAAATACTACCAATCGGGGGAACGGGGCGGAGTGGAGCGGAAGGAACGTCCCTGTTGGGGCGGCGGCCTCGCCGGCGGCGGGGGGAAGGGATCGGAGGAGGCGCCTCGCGTGGCGGCTAGGTTTCAGGGCACCCCGGACGATTCGGGATGATGCCGGCCGGGGTGCGCTAGCAGGACGTGAGCCAGGACAAGCTGCGCCGTGGTGGAACCTGGGGGGCGGGCGGATGGGCGGAAGGGGCCGGAGAGGGAGCGGTGGGCAAGGAGATCGTGGGGGCGGAGGAGAGGGGTNNNNNNNNNNNNNNNNNNNNNNNNNNNNNNNNNNNNNNNNNNNNNNNNNNNNNNNNNNNNNNNNNNNNNNNNNNNNNNNNNNNNNNNNNNNNNNNNNNNNNNNNNNNNNNNNNNNNNNNNNNNNNNNNNNNNNNNNNNNNNNNNNNNNNNNNNNNNNNNNNNNNNNNNNNNNNNNNNNNNNNNNNNNNNNNNNNNNNNNNNNNNNNNNNNNNNNNNNNNNNNNNNNNNNNNNNNNNNNNNNNNNNNNNNNNNNNNNNNNNNNNNNNNNNNNNNNNNNNNNNNNNNNNNNNNNNNNNNNNNNNNNNNNNNNNNNNNNNNNNNNNNNNNNNNNNNNNNNNNNNNNNNNNNNNNNNNNNNNNNNNNNNNNNNNNNNNNNNNNNNNNNNNNNNNNNNNNNNNNNNNNNNNNNNNNNNNNNNNNNNNNNNNNNNNNNNNNNNNNNNNNNNNNNNNNNNNNNNNNNNNNNNNNNNNNNNNNNNNNNNNNNNNNNNNNNNNNNNNNNNNNNNNNNNNNNNNNNNNNNNNNNNNNNNNNNNNNNNNNNNNNNNNNNNNNNNNNNNNNNNNNNNNNNNNNNNNNNNNNNNNNNNNNNNNNNNNNNNNNNNNNNNNNNNNNNNNNNNNNNNNNNNNNNNNNNNNNNNNNNNNNNNNNNNNNNNNNNNNNNNNNNNNNNNNNNNNNNNNNNNNNNNNNNNNNNNNNNNNNNNNNNNNNNNNNNNNNNNNNNNNNNNNNNNNNNNNNNNNNNNNNNNNNNNNNNNNNNNNNNNNNNNNNNNNNNNNNNNNNNNNNNNNNNNNNNNNNNNNNNNNNNNNNNNNNNNNNNNNNNNNNNNNNNNNNNNNNNNNNNNNNNNNNNNNNNNNNNNNNNNNNNNNNNNNNNNNNNNNNNNNNNNNNNNNNNNNNNNNNNNNNNNNNNNNNNNNNNNNNNNNNNNNNNNNNNNNNNNNNNNNNNNNNNNNNNNNNNNNNNNNNNNNNNNNNNNNNNNNNNNNNNNNNNNNNNNNNNNNNNNNNNNNNNNNNNNNNNNNNNNNNNNNNNNNNNNNNNNNNNNNNNNNNNNNNNNNNNNNNNNNNNNNNNNNNNNNNNNNNNNNNNNNNNNNNNNNNNNNNNNNNNNNNNNNNNNNNNNNNNNNNNNNNNNNNNNNNNNNNNNNNNNNNNNNNNNNNNNNNNNNNNNNNNNNNNNNNNNNNNNNNNNNNNNNNNNNNNNNNNNNNNNNNNNNNNNNNNNNNNNNNNNNNNNNNNNNNNNNNNNNNNNNNNNNNNNNNNNNNNNNNNNNNNNNNNNNNNNNNNNNNNNNNNNNNNNNNNNNNNNNNNNNNNNNNNNNNNNNNNNNNNNNNNNNNNNNNNNNNNNNNNNNNNNNNNNNNNNNNNNNNNNNNNNNNNNNNNNNNNNNNNNNNNNNNNNNNNNNNNNNNNNNNNNNNNNNNNNNNNNNNNNNNNNNNNNNNNNNNNNNNNNNNNNNNNNNNNNNNNNNNNNNNNNNNNNNNNNNNNNNNNNNNNNNNNNNNNNNNNNNNNNNNNNNNNNNNNNNNNNNNNNNNNNNNNNNNNNNNNNNNNNNNNNNNNNNNNNNNNNNNNNNNNNNNNNNNNNNNNNNNNNNNNNNNNNNNNNNNNNNNNNNNNATATCATCGCGACAAAATCATTTATGTGAAAACAAGTTTTCGATTAGGGTGACAGTTTGAGGTACAAAAACATTTTGAAGTTCTAAAATTGGGAGAATCTAGGATAACATCAACATTTTTTTGGTTATCTagggcatgcatgcatgtgcacgCGAGAAGAAAGGTTGAAAACTAATTTTTCATGTCCGATAATTTCTGTGAAAACAGGTTGGTAACTTATGTGTTAAAGGCATGATAACTTACATAGCCCAGACCTGGTAACTTTTTACACGAAAAAAATTCGTCGGAACATATCAAcataggatctagttttgaagatcttgtcGCGACGAACATTTTATATGAAAACAGTTTTTCAATCGGATCGACGCTTTgggctacaaaacattttgaaatATTGAAATAGAAAGAATATTGTGCTGACATCATCTGTTTTGTCTTGTAGTTTGCATGCACGCATGACAACATAAATCAACACGTTTACATCCTTTCGTTAGCCATGAAAGAGATTAGTAATCAAGGGAAAATAATAATTAGATATATAATTAGTAATTAAGAAAGAGAAATGGGCGTGCAGATCTGTTGCTAAATTCCATACGTCCCGAAGTTAGCACAGTCCTTTTCTTTTACCGCTGGTCGCTTAGGGCTGCGTACTTCCCGTACGCAGGACTGGAGAAAGACCACTCTATTCTATTGACCCCACACGTAGCAAGCCCCACTCGTCATCCACTATTGAAGCAATTATTGCTGTGAAAGAAAACCAACGGTTGACCGGGTGCCAGCAGCCAAAACGGAAAAACAGTAAAAAGATCATTTGGTTCACCAGGATTACCACGCGCGGATGCGGTAGAATAGCGGGTAAGCTAGCAAGATTTATATGTTCAATAGGGTAGAAAATGGTCTACcttttattttcaaaaaaaaattcattgCAGAATTTGCAAAGGCTGGGCCAGTGTTGCTAGTAATTGTACACCATATACATCAAAGAGCTGGAGGAGATTATGGCATTATAATTGTTAGAGAGATTATGGCTGGAGGAGTACAACTATTTCTTGTCTCTTGTAAATTTTTCTTTCAAACCTTGAGCTGCTAATTATGAAGCTCACACACTAGCTAGGTTCGGTGTTTCTCTCCCAGTTAGGAGGCACCTGCGGTTGGGTACTCCATGACCTAATTGTAATTCCTGCGAACCTTTTTGCTAATCAATAAAGGCCTAGCaaaattttctcaaaaaaaaaactaattgaGAAGTGCACTTTCGGGAGCCTCCCCAAGGGTCACTTGGGGTGGGCTAAGAGCGTGTCACTTGACGCGCTCTCGTTCGCCGCCACGTGTCACGCTCAAGGCGTTTTCTtcggatttttttatttttccgcgctCATTTTTAGCTTTTTTAGATGGTTTTTCAGTTTTTCACTAGTCTTTCTTAACTTTTCAACAAAAAACAATTGCGCGGaaaacatgttttctttttttattttgcttTCACGAGTTGTGCCTCTCAGGAAGGGGAAAACATGTTTTTTCCTTCGGCGAGAGGCGCGgacatgcctctcggaaacgggaCAAAACGCGTTTTTTTTTCTTCCACGAGCGTGCCTCTCCTcctgaaaaaatgtgttttctttctTCCACGAGTTGCCTCTCCGactgaaaaaacgtgttttcttttttttccacgagcgtgcctctcggaaatgaaaaataaaacaggtttcttttgtttttctttcacgagaggcacgcctCTCGAAAATGGGAAAAAACATATTTTCTCTTTTTCTCATGAGAGGCACGATTTTGATTCCGTGAAAAGTAcggatttgcttccacgagagacaCAGTTGTGCTTCTCGGAGATGAAAAAACGTCTTGTCTCTTTTTTTTCATCCGTGAGAGGCACATATTTCCTTCTGCAAGAGGCACGCTCATGCCCCCCGGGATTCAGAAAGTGTAAAAAACGTCCTCAAAGTGTGGttttttttgtttggtttttttgGTGAAAAAAAACTTCGCCCAAacttatcaacatgggatctagttctgAAAATCTCGACGGAAGGAATTCAACGCTGAAaacggtttgagatttggacgcacggtttaagagatcaaacgtttcaaagaaacggatctacgaaaaaaggaaaaactccaAGGCGGCgcgctgataacccgcaagtatacaggatctattgtagcctctttcgataagtaagagtgtcgaacccaacgatgaggtaaaggtagaacaaatattccctaaagttctatcgaccaccgatacaactctacgcacgcttgatgttcgctttacctagaacaagtatgaaactataagtactttgtaggtgttgttggataggtttgcaagatattaaagaacgcgtaaatataaaataggggctgtttagataaagaagcaataaagtaaatatagcgagtgtggaaaagtggtggtaggagttgtgaaattgtccctaagcaattgactactttaatagaccgatagcaagttttatgtgggagaggtcaCTGCTACCATGTCATCCCTGACATCGAATTctatacacttatgattggaactgttggggaacgtagcagaaattcaaaattttcaatgcatcaccaagatcaatctatggagattctagcaacaagagagggagaggatgagcatcttcataaccttgaagatcgctaagcggaagcgttacaagaacgcggttgatggagtcgtactcgcggcgattcgaaTCGCGGAAGATTCGATCtaccgccgaacggacggcgcctccgcgttcaacacacgtacagtccggggacgtctcctccttcttgatccagcaaggggagatgagaagttgagggagagctccggcagcacgacgacgtggtgctggagcttgcagttctccggcaggggtccgccaagcactactactacggaggaggtgttggggagggagagggctgcgccaggggcaagggtgaagctcccatgcgcctccccactatatataggggtggagggggctggtttcttgccctccaagtccattggggcgttgacaaaggtgggaggaaagaaatcccatcatttctttCCCCgccgattgctatcccccctttttagggatcttgatcttatcccttcgggatatgatcttattccttctaaggggggatcttggtgcgccttgaccaggggtgtggggccttgcccccactacccacgttcatgtgggtccccccatgcaggtgggccccactccagaaccttctagaaccttcccggtacaataccgaaaaatcccgaactttttccggtggccaaaataggacttcccatatataaacctttacctccggaccatttcggaactcctcgtgacgttcaggATCTTATCCATGACTCCAAacgacattcggtaactgcacactaattctcataacaactctagcgtcaccgaaccttaagtgtgtagaccctacgggttcgggaatcatgcagacatgaccgagacagctctctggccaataaccaacagcggaatatggatacccatgttggctcccacatgttccacgatgatctcatcggatgaaccacgatgtcaaggattcaagcaatcccgtatacaattccctttgtcaatcggtacgttacttgaccgagattcgatcgtcggtagtcggtatcccaatacctcgttcaatctcgttgctggcaagtcactttactcgttctgtaatgcatgatcccgtgactaactacttagtcacattgagctcattatgatgatgcattaccgagtgggcccagagatacctctccgtcatacggagtgacaaatcccagtctcgattcgtgccaacccaacagatactttcggagatacctgtagtgcacctttatagccacccagttatgttgtgacgtttggtacacccaaagcattcctacggtatccgggagttgcacaatctcatggtgtaaggaaatgatacttgacattagaaaagctttagcaaacgaactacacgatcttgtgctatgcttaggattgggtcttgtccatcacatcattctcctaatgatgtgatcccgttatcaatgacatccaatgtccatggtcagaaaaccataaccatctattgatcaacgagctagtcaactagaggctctctagggacatgttgtggtctatgtattcaaacatgtattacggtttccagttaatacaattatagcatgaacaatagacaattatcatg
This window harbors:
- the LOC119357464 gene encoding ubiquitin-activating enzyme E1 3-like, whose amino-acid sequence is MGCLRRLLRRGLLAMLRSKRPSDAAAGDKNGRGGDAKRPRLVETEGAGGSGGQNRAAPQEIDEDLHSRQLAVYGRKTMRRLFASDVLVSRLNGLGAEIDIGLESLDVLTACVGDGMLCQLNWELLDARFSMEWNLAMGNECLCLFCLYKFVYTKGLPRYCILDVELSWKILHQCPFHVYVD